In Paralichthys olivaceus isolate ysfri-2021 chromosome 13, ASM2471397v2, whole genome shotgun sequence, the following are encoded in one genomic region:
- the myh14 gene encoding myosin-10 isoform X2, with the protein MSRSTGGGVAVNDVTRFLSSGTALAPGSPTSNSMFSAASQADWAAKRLVWVPSEKHGFESASIREERGDEVEVELTDSQRKLTLSREEVQRMNPPRFSKVEDMADLTCLNEASVLHNLRERYYSGLIYTYSGLFCVVVNPYKNLPVYTESIVEMYRGKKRHEMPPHIYAISEAAYRSMLQDREDQSILCTGESGAGKTENTKKVIQYLAHVASSHKGGTLGRNKEAMQMDGSRSLTRGSSMVNRGELERQLLQANPILEAFGNAKTVKNDNSSRFGKFIRINFDVAGYIVGANIETYLLEKSRATRQAKDERTFHIFYQMLCGASTETRADLLLGTADEYRFLSGGSIPVPGQSDSDNFTQTMDSMAIMGFTPEESISMLKVISSVLQFGNISFMKEKNHDQASMPDNTAAQKLCHLLGINVLEFTRAILTPRIKVGREYVQKAQTKEQADFAVEALAKASYERLFRWLVHRVNRALDRRQRQGASFIGILDIAGFEIFQLNSFEQLCINFTNEKLQQLFNHTMFILEQEEYQREGIEWNFIDFGLDLQPCIDLIERPAHPPGVLALLDEECWFPRATDRSFVEKLSTEQGTHPKFFKPKQPRVEADFSIIHYAGKVNYKADDWLVKNMDPLNDNVASLLHQSSDHFVSELWKEDIQTLPRVYFFDSYATLQANGSDMDRIIGLDQVSSGESSGPVTFGAAGLKTKKGMFRTVGQLYKESLTKLMATLRNTNPNFLRCIIPNHEKKSGKLSPHLVLDQLRCNGVLEGIRICRQGFPNRIPFQEFRQRYEILTPNAIPRTFMDGKQASELMIRALELDHNLFRVGQSKVFFRAGVLGHLEEERDLKITDTIIRFQSASRGYLARKAFLKKQQQLSAMRVMQRNCAAYLKLRNWQWWRLFTKVKPLLQVTRQDEEIQVREAELQKAKDKLTRVELDFTELDKKHLQLVEEKAVLADQLQAEAELFAEAEEMRARLASRKQELEEVLGELESRLEDEEERGVQLTNEKKRMQQNIQDLEEQLEEEESARQRLLLEKVTLETKVKSLETDLLSAVEQRDRLSKEKKQFEERLSEVTDQLTEEEEKTKSLNKLKNKQEAVIADLEERLKREEQGRLEQEKWKRRMENETVEAQEQLSDLGMLSAELKGSLSQKEKEITTLQGRLEEEGARRSEAQRALREATSQVSELKEEVENERGMRERAEKQRRDLGEELEALRTELEDTLDTTAAQQELRSRREAELSDLQRCIEDETRRHEAQLSELRVKHSGAIDNLQEQLDNSKRSRQSLEKAKAVLEEERQNLSAELKSLQASRTESERGRKRADGQLQELSARLTQADREREEREERLHKLQCEIETLSGSLTSSDSKTLRLAKEVSSLESQLNDAKELLQDESRQKMALASRVRTLEEEKNGLMERLEEEEERAKELTRQIQTHTQQLVEVRKQSEEVNTAVEVGEETRRKLQRELDSTVQRERQKEEEKERVERQRERLREEIEDMTLALQRERQNCMALEKRQKKFDQCLSEEKAVSARLTEEKDRAEADSREKETRYLALSRALQEAQDQREELERANKQLRAEMEQLINQQDDVGKNVHELERTRRSLETEAQSLRVQTQELEEELTEAENSRLRLEVTLQALKAQFEREISTNEEKGEEKRRALSKQVRELEIHLEEERSQRSQAVSSKKQLEAELQESQAQVETSSRGKEDAMKQLRRLQGQMKEILRELDENKLTREEVISQSKDNEKKIQTLEAEVLQLSEELSVSERQKRQAQQERDEIADEMVNSSSGKTVLFDEKRRLEARVNQLEEELEEEQTNSELLAERQRKMTLQVETMTVQLQGERTLAQKAEAAREQLERQNKDLKTRLGELEGAVRGKHRLSVAALEAKIESMEEQMEQERQERAIANKLVRKTEKKLKEVMMQAEDERRHADQYREQLDKSMVRLKQLKRQLEEVEEENSRSNAQKRKLQRELEELADSGQTMTREITSLRSQLSVPEWRPDKRAPLPLAMRGRRALVDDLSLENSDSEEPPASPTPSSGIPGTPTPSSEHSLDPPPPYSVNNTE; encoded by the exons ATGTCCAGGTCAACGGGGGGTGGTGTCGCTGTCAACGATGTCACCCGCTTTCTGTCATCGGGGACGGCGCTGGCGCCGGGGTCTCCCACCTCCAACTCCATGTTCTCTGCTGCCAGCCAGGCCGACTGGGCAGCCAAGAGGCTGGTGTGGGTGCCATCAGAGAAGCATGGGTTTGAG TCGGCCAGTATTCGGGAGGAGCGCGGCGACGAGGTGGAGGTTGAGCTCACAGATAGCCAGCGAAAGTTGACTCTGTCTAGGGAGGAGGTGCAGCGGATGAACCCTCCTCGCTTTAGTAAAGTGGAGGACATGGCCGACCTCACCTGCCTCAATGAAGCCTCAGTGCTGCACAACCTCAGAGAGAGATACTATTCTGGTTTGATCTAT ACATATTCAGGATTGTTCTGCGTGGTGGTGAACCCTTACAAGAACCTGCCCGTATACACAGAATCCATCGTGGAGATGTACCGCGGCAAAAAGCGCCACGAGATGCCCCCGCACATCTATGCCATATCAGAGGCCGCCTATCGTAGCATGCTACAAG acagagaagaTCAGTCGATCCTCTGCAC AGGCGAATCTGGAGCTGGGAAAACAGAGAACACGAAGAAAGTCATCCAGTATTTGGCTCATGTTGCCTCCTCCCACAAGGGTGGCACTCTTGGAAGGAATAAGGAAGCAATGCAG ATGGATGGTTCTAGGTCCTTAACAAGAGGCAGTTCTATGGTGAACAGG GGTGAGCTGGAGAGACAACTGCTGCAGGCCAACCCCATACTGGAGGCCTTCGGCAATGCGAAGACTGTCAAGAACGATAACTCTTCTAGATTT GGTAAATTCATCCGCATTAACTTTGATGTGGCGGGGTACATTGTTGGTGCCAACATTGAAACCT ACCTCCTTGAAAAGTCTCGGGCCACTCGTCAGGCCAAAGATGAACGGACATTCCACATCTTTTATCAGATGTTGTGTGGAGCTTCAACAGAAACCAGAG CGGACCTGCTCTTAGGAACTGCTGATGAGTACCGCTTTCTCAGTGGAGGTTCCATCCCAGTTCCAGGGCAGAGCGATTCAGACAACTTCACTCAGACCATGGACTCTATGGCCATAATGGGCTTCACCCCAGAAGAGTCCATAT CCATGCTGAAGGTgatctcctctgtgctccagtTTGGGAATATTAGCTTCATGAAGGAGAAGAACCATGACCAGGCCTCCATGCCTGATAACACAGCTGCTCAGAAACTGTGCCACCTGCTGGGCATCAACGTGCTAGAGTTCACTCGTGCCATCCTCACGCCTAGGATCAAAGTTGGCCGAGAGTATGTGCAGAAGGCCCAGACAAAAGAACAG GCTGACTTTGCTGTAGAGGCCCTGGCGAAGGCCTCGTATGAGCGTCTGTTCAGATGGCTGGTGCACAGGGTCAACAGAGCTCTGGAccgcagacagagacagggagcCTCCTTCATAGGGATCCTGGATATTGCTGGATTTGAGATCTTCCAG CTAAACTCCTTTGAGCAGCTGTGCATTAACTTCACCAacgagaagctgcagcagctcttcaaCCACACCATGTTCAtcctggagcaggaggagtacCAGCGGGAGGGCATTGAGTGGAACTTCATTGACTTTGGCCTAGACCTACAGCCCTGCATTGACCTCATCGAGAGACCg GCTCACCCACCCGGTGTTCTGGCCCTGCTGGATGAAGAGTGTTGGTTCCCTCGGGCGACAGACCGTTCATTTGTGGAGAAGCTGTCTACAGAGCAAGGCACCCACCCAAAGTTCTTCAAACCAAAGCAGCCACGTGTGGAAGCTGACTTCTCCATCATTCACTATGCTGGAAAG GTGAACTATAAGGCAGATGATTGGTTAGTGAAGAACATGGATCCTCTAAACGACAATGTGGCATCTCTACTCCACCAGTCTTCCGATCATTTTGTCTCAGAACTCTGGAAGGAGG ATATCCAAACTCTTCCTCGTGTTTACTTCTTTGACTCCTATGCCACACTACAGGCTAATGGCTCCGACA TGGACAGGATCATAGGTCTGGACCAGGTGTCGTCAGGAGAGAGCAGCGGGCCGGTCACATTCGGTGCTGCAGGACTGAAGACGAAGAAGGGAATGTTTAGGACTGTAGGTCAGCTTTACAAGGAGTCTCTCACCAAGTTGATGGCCACACTGCGGAACACCAACCCCAACTTCCTCCGCTGCATCATCCCCAACCACGAAAAGAAG TCTGGTAAGCTGTCTCCCCATTTGGTTTTGGACCAGCTGAGGTGTAATGGAGTTCTGGAGGGGATCCGAATCTGCAGACAAGGCTTCCCTAACCGCATCCCATTCCAGGAGTTtagacagag ATATGAGATCCTGACTCCTAATGCTATCCCTCGCACCTTCATGGATGGTAAACAGGCATCAGAACTCATG ATCAGGGCTCTGGAGCTTGATCACAACCTGTTCAGGGTGGGTCAGAGTAAAGTCTTCTTCAGAGCTGGAGTCCTGGGTCATCTGGAAGAGGAAAGAGACCTGAAGATCACTGACACCATCATACGCTTCCAGAGCGCTTCCAGAGGCTACCTAGCACGCAA AGCCTttttgaagaagcagcagcagctcagcgcTATGAGAGTGATGCAGAGGAACTGTGCTGCTTACCTCAAACTCAGGAACTGGCAGTGGTGGAGGCTGTTCACTAAG GTGAAGCCCCTGCTGCAGGTAACCCGGCAGGATGAGGAGATCCAGGTAAGGGAAGCTGAGCTTCAGAAGGCAAAGGACAAGCTCACCCGAGTGGAGCTGGACTTTACCGAGCTGGACAAGAAACACCTTCAG ctggtggaggagaaggCAGTGCTGGCTGATCAGCTGCAGGCGGAAGCAGAGCTGTttgcagaggcagaggagatgagagccAGGCTTGCCAGTCGGaaacaggagctggaggaggtaCTCGGTGAGCTTGAGAGTCGactggaggacgaggaggagaggggtgtGCAGCTGACCAATGAGAAGAAGAGGATGCAGCAGAATATACAG GACCTGGAGGAGCAgttagaggaggaggaaagtgcCCGACAGCGCCTCCTGCTGGAGAAAGTTACCTTGGAGACTAAAGTGAAAAGTCTGGAAACTGACCTGCTGAGTGCTGTGGAGCAGAGAGACCGACTCAGCAAG gagaagaaacagtttgaggAGCGTCTGAGTGAAGTTACTGACCAGctcactgaggaagaggagaaaaccaAGAGTCTGAACAAACTCAAGAACAAACAGGAGGCTGTGATCGCCGACTTAGAGG AGCGTCTTAAGCGTGAGGAGCAGGGTCGCTTGGAGCAGGAGAAATGGAAAAGGAGGATGGAGAACGAAACAGTGGAAGCCCAGGAGCAGCTGTCGGACCTGGGCATGCTGTCCGCTGAGCTGAAGGGTAGTCTCTCGCAGAAGGAGAAGGAAATCACCACCTTACAGGGCCG GTTGGAGGAAGAGGGTGCTCGTCGTTCTGAAGCACAGAGGGCACTGAGGGAGGCCACGTCCCAGGTGTCAGAGCtaaaggaggaagtggagaatgAGCGAGGAATGAGGGAAAGGGCAGAAAAGCAGAGGCGAGACCTGGGGGAGGAGTTGGAGGCTTTGAGAACTGAGCTGGAGGACACTTTGGACACCACAGCTGCCCAGCAAGAGCTCAG GTCTCGTCGAGAGGCAGAATTAAGTGACCTCCAGCGATGTATTGAAGATGAAACTCGTCGCCACGAGGCCCAGCTGTCGGAGCTCAGGGTCAAACACAGCGGTGCCATAGACAACCTCCAGGAGCAGCTGGATAACAGCAAGAGG TCGCGTCAGTCCCTGGAGAAGGCCAAGgctgtgctggaggaggagaggcagaatTTGTCCGCCGAGCTGAAGAGTCTCCAAGCGAGCCgcacagagagcgagagaggtcGCAAGAGGGCCGACGGTCAGCTGCAGGAGCTCAGTGCCCGTCTGACTcaggctgacagagagagggaagagagggaggaacgGCTGCACAAACTACAG TGTGAGATTGAGACTCTCTCCGGCAGTTTGACTTCTTCTGACAGCAAAACCCTTCGGCTCGCGAAAGAGGTCAGCAGCCTGGAGAGCCAGCTGAATGATGCAAAG gaaTTGCTGCAGGATGAATCACGTCAAAAGATGGCTCTCGCCTCCAGGGTGCGaacactggaggaggagaagaacgGACTGATGGAGAGacttgaggaggaggaggaaagagccAAAGAGTTGACCCGACAGATCCAGACTCACACCCAGCAG CTGGTAGAGGTTCGTAAGCAGTCGGAGGAAGTGAACACTGCAGTGGAAGTCGGAGAGGAGACACGCAGGAAACTTCAGAGGGAGCTGGACAGCACTGTCCAGAGGGAGCGccagaaggaagaggagaaagagagagtggagaggcagagggaacGTCTGAGGGAAGAGATAGAGGACATGACGCTGGCCTtgcagagggagaggcagaaCTGCATGGCCCTGgagaagaggcagaagaagTTTGACCAG TGTCTGTCTGAGGAGAAGGCTGTGAGTGCTCGGCTTACAGAGGAGAAGGACAGAGCTGAAGCAGACAGCCGAGAAAAGGAGACAAGATATCTGGCACTGTCTCGAGCCCTGCAG GAGGCCCAGGATCAGAGGGAAGAGCTAGAGAGGGCCAACAAGCAGCTCCGTGCAGAAATGGAGCAGCTTATAAACCAGCAGGATGACGTCGGCAAGAAC GTTCATGAGCTGGAGCGGACCCGGAGGTCCTTAGAAACAGAAGCCCAGAGCCTTCGAGTTCAGACACAGGAGCTTGAGGAGGAGCTGACGGAGGCGGAGAACTCAAGGCTGAGGCTGGAGGTCACCTTGCAGGCGCTCAAAGCTCAGTTTGAGAGGGAGATCAGCACCAAcgaggagaagggagaggagaagagaagggcGCTAAGCAAACAG GTGAGGGAACTGGAGATccacctggaggaggagaggagtcaACGCTCTCAGGCTGTGTCCTCCAAGAAGCAGCtggaagcagagctgcaggaatCCCAGGCCCAGGTGGAGACATCAAGCCGTGGCAAAGAGGATGCTATGAAGCAGCTACGGAGGCTGCAG GGtcaaatgaaagaaattctGCGTGAGCTTGATGAGAACAAGTTGACTCGGGAGGAGGTGATCTCCCAGTCGAAAGACAATGAGAAGAAAATCCAAACCCTGGAGGCAGAAGTCCTGCAACTCTCAGAG GAACTGTCTGtatcagagagacagaagaggcaGGCTCAGCAGGAAAGAGACGAGATCGCTGATGAGATGGTCAACAGCAGCTCTGGAAA AACTGTATTGTTTGACGAGAAGCGGAGGTTAGAGGCTCGGGTCAATCAGctagaggaggagctggaggaggagcagactAACTCTGAACTGTTGGCAGAGAGACAAAGGAAGATGACTCTGCAG GTGGAGACTATGACCGtgcagctgcagggagagaggaCTTTGGCCCAGAAGGCAGAGGCTGCCCGGGAGCAGCTGGAGAGGCAGAACAAGGACCTGAAGACCCGGCTCGGGGAGCTGGAGGGAGCAGTGAGGGGCAAACACAGGCTCAGTGTCGCCGCCCTTGAGGCCAAGATCGAGTCAATGGAGGAGCAAATGGAAcaggagagaca GGAACGAGCCATCGCCAACAAACTTGTGCGAAAGACCGAGAAGAAACTGAAGGAGGTGATGATGCAGGCAGAGGACGAGAGGAGACATGCAGACCAGTACAGAGAACAG CTGGATAAATCGATGGTCcgactgaagcagctgaagaggcagctggaggaggtggaggaggagaactcTCGCTCCAACGCCCagaagaggaagctgcagagagagctggaggagcttgCTGACAGCGGTCAGACCATGACGCGAGAGATCACCTCGCTCCGCAGCCAGCTCAG CGTCCCTGAATGGAGACCAGATAA GCGTGCTCCGTTGCCCCTGGCGATGCGTGGACGCAGAGCGTTGGTCGATGACCTCTCCTTAGAGAACTCTGACTCAGAAGAGCCTCCAGCCTCTCCGACTCCCTCCTCTGGAATCCCAGGAACCCCAACTCCCTCCTCTGAACACAGTCTGGACCCTCCACCACCTTATAGTGTCAACAACACAGAGTGA